A genomic stretch from Kribbella amoyensis includes:
- a CDS encoding alpha/beta fold hydrolase, whose amino-acid sequence MTTTLLLHGLGATSRVWDRWHLDGAIAPDLPGHGTADPLPGYSFETMTAALAPTVPAGVTIIGHSLGGVLALELASGRYGVRVDRVIALGVKVTWSDEDLARSAALAARPIAYYGTRDEAAARYLRVAGLDGIVDPRDPAVDHGLVQDDQGWRLALDPRAFGVGAPNLPRLLRDAQADVVLARGELDPMNTDAELAALHDQVVTLPGLGHNAHVEDPSALDHVHGEPAA is encoded by the coding sequence ATGACAACAACTTTGCTGCTGCACGGACTCGGGGCCACGAGCCGCGTGTGGGACCGGTGGCACCTCGACGGCGCGATCGCGCCCGACCTCCCCGGCCACGGCACCGCCGACCCGCTGCCCGGCTACTCCTTCGAAACGATGACCGCCGCTCTCGCGCCCACCGTCCCGGCCGGCGTGACGATCATCGGCCACTCCCTCGGCGGCGTCCTCGCCCTCGAGCTCGCGTCCGGCCGGTACGGCGTGCGCGTGGATCGCGTGATCGCGCTCGGGGTCAAGGTGACCTGGTCCGACGAGGACCTCGCCAGGTCGGCGGCGTTGGCGGCCCGCCCGATCGCGTACTACGGCACCCGCGACGAGGCGGCAGCGCGGTACCTCCGGGTCGCCGGTCTCGACGGCATCGTGGATCCGCGTGATCCCGCGGTCGACCACGGCCTCGTCCAGGACGACCAGGGCTGGCGGCTCGCCCTGGATCCACGGGCCTTCGGCGTCGGCGCCCCGAATCTCCCGAGGCTGCTGCGTGACGCCCAGGCCGACGTGGTGCTGGCCCGGGGCGAGCTGGATCCGATGAACACCGACGCCGAGCTCGCCGCGCTGCACGACCAGGTGGTCACGCTGCCCGGGCTCGGCCACAACGCGCACGTGGAGGATCCGTCAGCACTCGATCACGTTCACGGCGAGCCCGCCGCGTGA
- a CDS encoding L-serine ammonia-lyase, with product MAISVFDLFSIGIGPSSSHTVGPMRAARTFALGLADDGLLTRTTAVESQLFGSLGATGHGHGSDKAVLLGLEGEDPETVDTRSVNGRVEVIRSHGRLRLAGTHEVAFDENSQLVMHRRKALPYHPNGMRFLARDAGGEVLRERTYYSVGGGFVVDETAAAGDRIVPDRTPLKYPFRSGAELLDRCRESHLPISEVMLANELAWRTEPEIRAGLLHIWQVMQDCVQEGCETEGVLPGGLKVPRRAYALHQKLSRDPWSMDPLKVMDWVNLFALAVNEQNASGGRIVTAPTNGAAGIIPAVLHYYRRFVPGSTEEGVIRFLLAAAAIGVLYKENASISGAEVGCQGEVGSACSMAAAGLCEVLGGTPEQVENAAEIAMEHNLGLTCDPVGGLVQIPCIERNAMASVKAINAARMAMHGDGVHVVTLDKVIKTMRETGADMKIKYKETSRGGLAVNVIEC from the coding sequence ATGGCGATCAGCGTCTTCGATCTCTTCAGCATCGGGATCGGCCCGTCCAGCTCACACACCGTGGGCCCGATGAGAGCCGCCCGGACGTTCGCCCTCGGCCTCGCCGACGACGGTCTGCTCACCCGGACCACGGCCGTCGAGTCGCAGCTGTTCGGCTCACTCGGCGCGACCGGGCACGGCCACGGCAGTGACAAGGCCGTCCTGCTCGGCCTCGAGGGCGAGGACCCGGAGACCGTCGACACGCGCTCGGTGAACGGCCGGGTCGAGGTGATCCGGTCCCACGGCCGGCTCCGGCTCGCCGGGACGCACGAGGTCGCCTTCGACGAGAACAGCCAGCTGGTGATGCACCGGCGCAAGGCATTGCCGTACCACCCGAACGGGATGCGGTTCCTGGCCCGCGATGCCGGTGGCGAGGTGCTGCGCGAGCGCACGTACTACTCCGTCGGCGGCGGCTTCGTGGTCGACGAGACCGCAGCGGCCGGGGACCGGATCGTGCCGGACCGGACGCCGCTGAAGTACCCGTTCCGCTCCGGCGCCGAACTGCTCGACCGGTGCCGCGAGTCGCACCTGCCGATCAGCGAGGTGATGCTCGCGAACGAGCTGGCCTGGCGGACCGAGCCGGAGATCCGGGCCGGCCTGCTGCACATCTGGCAGGTGATGCAGGACTGCGTCCAGGAGGGCTGCGAGACCGAGGGCGTCCTGCCCGGCGGTCTGAAGGTGCCGCGGCGCGCGTACGCCCTGCACCAGAAGCTCAGCCGGGACCCGTGGTCGATGGACCCGCTCAAGGTGATGGACTGGGTGAACCTGTTCGCGCTCGCGGTGAACGAGCAGAACGCGTCCGGCGGCCGGATCGTCACCGCCCCGACGAACGGCGCCGCCGGCATCATCCCCGCGGTGCTGCACTACTACCGCCGGTTCGTGCCCGGATCCACCGAAGAGGGCGTGATCCGGTTCCTGCTCGCGGCCGCCGCGATCGGCGTGCTGTACAAGGAGAACGCGTCGATCTCCGGGGCCGAGGTCGGCTGTCAGGGCGAGGTCGGCTCGGCCTGTTCGATGGCGGCGGCCGGACTCTGCGAGGTCCTCGGCGGCACCCCGGAGCAGGTCGAGAACGCGGCCGAGATCGCGATGGAGCACAACCTCGGCCTGACCTGCGACCCGGTCGGCGGGCTGGTCCAGATCCCGTGCATCGAGCGGAACGCGATGGCCTCGGTGAAGGCGATCAACGCGGCCCGGATGGCGATGCACGGGGACGGGGTGCACGTGGTCACGCTGGACAAGGTGATCAAGACGATGCGCGAGACCGGCGCCGACATGAAGATCAAGTACAAGGAGACGTCACGCGGCGGGCTCGCCGTGAACGTGATCGAGTGCTGA
- a CDS encoding DUF3817 domain-containing protein, whose protein sequence is MTEIAAEAPAAQKHAMWFRIVAVAEAVSWTGLLIGMLFKHVLTEQELGVQIFGPIHGGIFVLYLLTVAVVRKPLGWTWPTTLLALAASVPPLFTWFFELWASRTGRLGATGRAD, encoded by the coding sequence ATGACCGAGATCGCCGCCGAGGCCCCCGCCGCCCAGAAGCACGCGATGTGGTTCCGCATCGTGGCCGTCGCCGAAGCCGTGTCCTGGACCGGCCTGCTGATCGGCATGCTGTTCAAGCACGTGCTGACCGAACAGGAGCTCGGGGTGCAGATCTTCGGCCCCATCCACGGCGGCATCTTCGTGCTGTACTTGCTCACCGTCGCCGTGGTCCGTAAGCCGCTGGGCTGGACCTGGCCGACCACGCTGCTGGCGCTGGCGGCGAGTGTTCCGCCGCTGTTCACCTGGTTCTTCGAGCTCTGGGCGTCCCGGACCGGGCGGCTCGGCGCGACCGGCCGGGCGGATTGA
- a CDS encoding alpha/beta hydrolase, producing MRTATRRLRTTAWGVVLGVAATGVGALPTSAQAAPSEVRPSKVEWSDCTPVGDEDPQLVKGSQCATLQVPVDWQRPDGPTFGLAIARRPAKDPARRVGVLVFGPGGPGDSGVSRIKTGMTRFSENLQDRFDIVSLDPRGIGGSNPVKCSAALLARQPSPLIGSQAEFDRTIRYNRELSADCRANTGPVYDHIDSLQSVRDVDAIRSALGEQQLTFHGSSYGTLLGEQYAEVFPRRVRAIVLESSVDHSLGTSAFLDTQAATAQDSFDEFVRWCERSTDCVLHGRDVRALWADLLARAGRGELPDPRDPHTALTPFTLSYAAFRTFYDAEWPKLAGILQQLEKSEPPVVTEPPAPTGLRSNPFAVFCQDWRLPVHSYQQYAAQLRTLGRKYPEMRYPGALLATASCLGAPTEVDNPQHRLRVRDLDRPILLAATVHDPASGYNWATNVARQLGHSGVLLTYEGWGHGSYSTSPCMQAAIDTYLVELTVPRRGNSCPAVPAG from the coding sequence GTGCGCACTGCAACAAGACGGCTCAGGACCACCGCGTGGGGTGTGGTCCTGGGCGTCGCCGCAACCGGCGTCGGCGCCCTGCCGACATCCGCCCAGGCCGCCCCCTCGGAGGTGCGCCCGTCGAAGGTGGAGTGGTCCGACTGCACGCCGGTCGGGGACGAGGATCCCCAACTGGTGAAGGGATCGCAGTGTGCGACCCTGCAGGTCCCCGTGGACTGGCAGCGGCCGGACGGACCCACCTTCGGCCTCGCGATCGCCCGGCGGCCGGCGAAGGACCCGGCCCGGCGCGTCGGGGTGCTGGTCTTCGGGCCCGGCGGTCCCGGCGACTCGGGCGTGTCCCGGATCAAGACCGGGATGACCCGCTTCAGCGAGAACCTGCAGGACCGGTTCGACATCGTCAGCCTCGATCCACGGGGTATCGGCGGCAGCAACCCGGTGAAGTGCTCGGCGGCGTTGCTGGCCCGGCAGCCCTCACCCTTGATCGGTAGTCAGGCGGAGTTCGACCGGACGATCCGCTACAACCGGGAGCTGTCCGCCGACTGCCGCGCGAACACGGGACCGGTGTACGACCACATCGACAGCCTGCAGAGCGTCCGGGACGTCGACGCGATCCGCTCGGCACTCGGCGAGCAGCAACTCACCTTCCACGGCAGCTCGTACGGGACGTTGCTGGGTGAGCAGTACGCCGAGGTGTTCCCGCGGCGTGTCCGGGCGATCGTGCTGGAGAGCTCGGTCGACCACAGCCTCGGCACGTCCGCGTTCCTCGACACGCAGGCCGCGACCGCGCAGGACTCCTTCGACGAGTTCGTCCGCTGGTGCGAACGCAGTACGGACTGTGTGCTGCACGGGCGAGACGTGCGCGCGCTGTGGGCCGACCTGCTCGCCCGGGCCGGCCGTGGTGAGCTGCCCGATCCGAGGGACCCGCACACCGCGCTGACGCCGTTCACGCTCAGCTATGCGGCGTTCCGGACCTTCTACGACGCGGAGTGGCCGAAGCTGGCCGGCATCCTGCAGCAGCTGGAGAAGAGCGAGCCCCCGGTAGTTACTGAGCCGCCCGCGCCGACAGGGTTGCGGTCGAACCCGTTCGCGGTGTTCTGCCAGGACTGGCGACTTCCGGTGCACAGCTACCAGCAGTACGCCGCGCAGCTGCGCACGCTGGGCCGCAAGTACCCGGAGATGCGATACCCCGGTGCGTTGCTTGCGACCGCGTCCTGCCTCGGCGCACCGACCGAGGTGGACAACCCACAGCACCGTCTGCGGGTGCGCGACCTGGACCGGCCGATCCTGCTGGCCGCGACCGTCCACGATCCCGCGTCGGGCTACAACTGGGCGACGAACGTGGCCCGGCAACTCGGGCACTCGGGCGTCCTGCTCACGTACGAGGGCTGGGGACACGGCAGCTACTCGACGAGCCCGTGCATGCAGGCCGCGATCGATACGTACCTGGTCGAGCTGACGGTCCCACGGCGCGGCAACAGCTGTCCCGCCGTACCCGCGGGCTGA
- a CDS encoding aminopeptidase P family protein, with protein sequence MTQDRTEEQRKSYRPIDAKGFRDGIGRNWGPVDRSVVLPDGLAEAAAEHRRKLSAALPGRRIALGAGRAPVRSNDTDYRFRADSDFVWLTGCQAEGAVLVLSADGDATLYLREAAGPAEADYFANARDGELWIGPVPGLKDWSEALQIACRPIEELPTAVRGAVPYMLSVPGVEPMLDALVRTSPTDGDILRQSISELRRIKDDWELDQLREAVEASVQGFADVARELPEAIRGGGERWLEGTFDRRARTAGNGVGYASIVAAGNHAPVLHWVRNDGAVREGDVILLDAGVETRTLYTADVTRTFPATGEYTAAQRQVYDLVHQAQLAALAAVRPGAPYRAFQYEAMRTLVEGLRDWGILDVSLDEALGPDGQQHRRYVVCGLGHYIGLDVHDCDAARPEKYLAGDIEVGMALAVEPGLYFHPHDETVPPELRGVGIRIEDNVVVHEDQLEILTEPLPITADGLEQWVKAQQD encoded by the coding sequence GTGACCCAGGACCGGACCGAAGAGCAGCGCAAGTCCTACCGGCCGATCGACGCGAAGGGGTTCCGGGACGGGATCGGCCGGAACTGGGGCCCGGTGGACCGGTCGGTGGTGCTGCCGGACGGCCTGGCCGAGGCGGCCGCCGAGCACCGCCGGAAGCTGAGCGCGGCGCTGCCGGGAAGGCGGATCGCGCTCGGGGCCGGCCGGGCGCCGGTCCGCTCGAACGACACCGACTACCGGTTCCGTGCCGACAGCGACTTCGTCTGGCTGACCGGTTGCCAGGCCGAGGGCGCGGTCCTGGTCCTCTCCGCCGACGGCGACGCCACGCTGTACCTGCGCGAGGCGGCCGGCCCGGCGGAGGCGGACTACTTCGCGAACGCGCGTGACGGTGAGCTGTGGATCGGCCCGGTGCCGGGGCTGAAGGACTGGTCCGAGGCGCTGCAGATCGCCTGCCGCCCGATCGAGGAGCTGCCGACCGCGGTCCGCGGCGCCGTCCCGTACATGCTGTCCGTGCCCGGCGTCGAGCCGATGCTGGACGCGCTGGTCCGGACCTCGCCGACCGACGGCGACATCCTCCGGCAGAGCATCTCCGAGCTGCGCCGGATCAAGGACGACTGGGAGCTCGACCAGCTCCGGGAGGCGGTCGAGGCCAGCGTGCAGGGCTTCGCCGACGTGGCCCGCGAGCTGCCGGAGGCGATCCGAGGGGGCGGCGAGCGCTGGCTGGAGGGCACCTTCGACCGGCGCGCCCGGACCGCTGGCAACGGCGTCGGGTACGCCTCGATCGTTGCTGCTGGCAACCACGCTCCGGTGCTGCACTGGGTCCGCAACGACGGCGCGGTCCGGGAGGGCGACGTGATCCTGCTGGACGCCGGGGTCGAGACCCGGACGCTGTACACCGCGGACGTCACCCGGACCTTCCCGGCCACCGGGGAGTACACGGCCGCGCAGCGCCAGGTGTACGACCTGGTCCACCAGGCCCAGCTCGCGGCGCTGGCGGCGGTCCGCCCGGGTGCGCCGTACCGGGCCTTCCAGTACGAGGCGATGCGGACGCTGGTCGAGGGGCTGCGGGACTGGGGGATCCTGGACGTGTCGCTGGACGAGGCGCTCGGGCCGGACGGCCAGCAGCACCGCCGGTACGTGGTCTGCGGGCTCGGGCACTACATCGGCCTGGACGTGCACGACTGCGATGCGGCGCGGCCGGAGAAGTACCTGGCCGGGGACATCGAGGTGGGGATGGCGCTGGCCGTCGAGCCGGGGCTGTACTTCCACCCGCACGACGAGACCGTGCCGCCCGAGCTGCGCGGCGTCGGCATCCGGATCGAGGACAACGTGGTCGTGCACGAGGACCAGCTGGAGATCCTGACCGAGCCGCTGCCGATCACGGCCGACGGGCTGGAGCAGTGGGTCAAGGCCCAGCAGGATTAG
- a CDS encoding putative hydro-lyase, which yields MTPADTATPTAARSRYRDGLVVPSTGHAPGFTQANLVVLPRDWAYDMLLFGQRNPRPVPLLDVTDAGSYRTVLAPDADLRTDLPKYRVWRDGELVDEPADVTGLWRDDLVSFLIGCSFSFETALLEAGVPVRNLEQGRNVSMYRTSVDCRPAGRLAGPLVVSMRPIPAALVPAAVQVTGRMPQVHGAPVHVGDPASLGIDALDRPDFGDPVEFAPGDVPVFWACGVTPQAALMGSRPPFAITHAPGHMFVTDVPDQEYRQL from the coding sequence ATGACCCCTGCCGACACCGCCACGCCGACCGCGGCCCGCAGCCGGTACCGGGACGGGCTGGTCGTGCCGTCCACCGGCCACGCCCCCGGATTCACCCAGGCGAACCTGGTGGTCCTGCCGCGCGACTGGGCGTACGACATGCTGCTGTTCGGCCAGCGCAATCCCCGGCCGGTCCCGCTGCTCGACGTCACCGACGCCGGGTCGTACCGGACCGTGCTGGCGCCGGACGCGGACCTGCGCACCGACCTGCCGAAGTACCGGGTCTGGCGGGACGGTGAGCTGGTCGACGAGCCGGCCGACGTGACCGGGCTGTGGCGGGACGACCTGGTCAGCTTCCTGATCGGGTGCAGCTTCAGCTTCGAGACGGCACTGCTGGAGGCCGGTGTCCCGGTCCGCAACCTGGAGCAGGGCCGGAACGTGTCCATGTACCGGACGTCGGTGGACTGCCGTCCCGCGGGCCGGCTGGCCGGGCCGTTGGTGGTCTCGATGCGCCCGATCCCGGCGGCCCTGGTCCCGGCCGCGGTCCAGGTCACCGGCCGGATGCCGCAGGTGCACGGGGCGCCCGTCCACGTGGGTGACCCGGCCTCGCTGGGCATCGATGCGCTGGACCGGCCGGACTTCGGCGACCCGGTCGAGTTCGCGCCGGGAGACGTTCCGGTCTTTTGGGCTTGCGGAGTGACGCCCCAAGCTGCGTTGATGGGCTCACGGCCCCCGTTCGCGATCACCCATGCTCCCGGGCACATGTTCGTGACCGACGTGCCGGACCAGGAGTACCGACAACTGTAG
- a CDS encoding LLM class flavin-dependent oxidoreductase, translating to MSGLRVDLRVPVGRPLPELAEFAARAEAAGLDGIGVPDHHHTGRDAYLVLAAMASRTERLSLFPATSNVVTRHPLVSAALANSLDELAPGRAMLTVAPGFLSVEKAGEPQARRARLREIVLALRGLLGEGHASLDGHELELFHRPATGSRVVVLASGPKLLELAGEVADGVMMLVGLDPAGVEAARKHVRIGAERAGRDPAELEEILIVPFGLGDTATVRAWPRGWFRPGQPWLRYPSASNLTWLRYAGIDVPDGPPEELSDDLTDRILDAYGLFGTPEQCADRLLRAHEELGTTRVFLFPAHSWDTTYELPRAEVDAFGSTIGPALRAAGLSTAGA from the coding sequence ATGAGCGGGCTGCGGGTCGATCTGCGGGTACCGGTCGGGCGGCCGTTGCCGGAGCTGGCCGAGTTCGCCGCCCGGGCCGAGGCGGCCGGGCTGGACGGGATCGGTGTCCCGGATCACCACCACACCGGGCGGGACGCGTACCTCGTGCTCGCCGCGATGGCGTCGCGGACCGAGCGGCTGTCGCTGTTCCCCGCGACCTCGAACGTGGTGACCCGGCATCCGCTCGTCTCGGCCGCCCTCGCGAACTCGCTGGACGAGCTCGCGCCGGGACGCGCGATGCTCACCGTCGCCCCCGGATTCCTGTCGGTCGAGAAGGCCGGGGAACCCCAAGCCAGACGAGCCCGGCTCCGCGAGATCGTGCTCGCATTGCGCGGGCTGCTCGGCGAGGGCCACGCGAGCCTGGACGGGCACGAGCTGGAGTTGTTCCACCGGCCCGCGACCGGGTCCCGCGTCGTGGTACTTGCCTCTGGCCCCAAATTGCTGGAGCTCGCGGGTGAGGTCGCCGACGGCGTGATGATGCTGGTCGGTCTGGATCCGGCGGGGGTCGAGGCGGCCCGCAAGCACGTCCGGATCGGGGCCGAACGAGCCGGCCGGGATCCCGCCGAACTGGAGGAGATCCTGATCGTCCCGTTCGGGCTGGGGGACACCGCGACGGTCCGGGCCTGGCCGCGCGGCTGGTTCCGCCCGGGCCAGCCCTGGCTGCGGTACCCGAGCGCGTCCAACCTCACCTGGCTGCGGTACGCCGGGATCGACGTCCCGGACGGTCCGCCGGAGGAGCTGTCCGACGACCTGACCGATCGGATCCTGGACGCGTACGGGTTGTTCGGTACGCCCGAGCAGTGCGCCGACCGGCTGCTGCGAGCGCACGAGGAGCTCGGGACGACCCGGGTCTTCCTGTTCCCGGCGCACAGCTGGGACACCACGTACGAGCTGCCGCGCGCCGAGGTGGACGCGTTCGGCAGCACCATCGGACCGGCCCTGCGTGCGGCCGGCCTGTCCACCGCCGGAGCCTGA
- a CDS encoding GntR family transcriptional regulator, whose translation MSSSSEIRPPAVPGTDTSWLRAVADDAALFDRSSSAERVADVLRRRITEGQLRPGTQLSEELLKEALQVSRNTLREAFRLLTHEGLLVHRMHRGVFVPDLTEDDLVDLYRLRRVLECDVVRGLTDLEPDRLDPLRADLEASRAAAGSGDWIAVGTANMRFHRHLVGLAGSTRIDEIIGRLLAELRLLFHVIATPQALHEPYIARNQALLELLEAGECERAADELHQYMLDSEARLLAAFRARG comes from the coding sequence GTGTCCAGCTCCAGCGAGATCCGACCACCGGCCGTCCCGGGCACCGACACGTCCTGGCTGCGGGCCGTCGCCGACGACGCCGCGCTCTTCGACCGGAGCAGTTCGGCCGAGCGGGTGGCCGACGTACTGCGCCGCCGGATCACCGAGGGACAGCTCCGACCAGGGACTCAGCTGTCGGAGGAACTCCTCAAGGAAGCGCTCCAGGTCAGCCGGAACACCCTCCGCGAGGCCTTCCGGTTGCTCACCCACGAAGGACTGCTGGTGCACCGGATGCACCGCGGCGTCTTCGTTCCCGACCTCACCGAGGACGACCTGGTCGACCTCTACCGGCTGCGCCGCGTCCTCGAATGCGACGTGGTCCGCGGGCTCACCGATCTCGAGCCGGATCGGCTGGATCCACTCCGCGCCGATCTGGAGGCGAGCCGAGCGGCGGCCGGGTCCGGTGACTGGATCGCCGTCGGTACGGCGAACATGCGCTTCCACCGGCACCTGGTCGGTCTCGCCGGCAGCACCAGGATCGACGAGATCATCGGCCGCCTGCTCGCCGAGCTCCGGCTGCTGTTCCACGTCATCGCGACCCCGCAAGCCCTGCACGAGCCGTACATCGCGCGCAACCAGGCCCTGCTCGAACTGCTCGAAGCGGGGGAGTGCGAGCGCGCCGCGGACGAGCTCCACCAGTACATGCTCGACTCCGAGGCCCGCTTGCTCGCCGCCTTCCGCGCCCGCGGCTGA
- a CDS encoding NRAMP family divalent metal transporter: MAKPPSKPTSPRPVRRTGQPSSEGTATTSMKASTRSTLIGAMFLMATSAIGPGFITQTTTFTVQLGAAFAFAIAASILVDIALQLNVWRVIGVSGRRAQELGNLVAPGLGWVMAGLLFVGGLVFNIGNVSGSGLGTDAMLGLDPKLGGALSALIAIGIFLSKRAGLAVDRIVFVLGALMIVLTTYIAITSGPPVGQALKNVVLPEQVSFLAITTLIGGTIGGYIVYAGAHRLLDSGVSGPEHLKDITRGSVTGILITGVMRVVLFLAIFGVVAGGAKLDPANPAASAFEQAAGEVGLRVFGIVLWAAAITSVIGASYTTVSFITSRTRTSDRVRTGLVVAFIVVTTLLFLVIGTAPTTLLVFAGAFNGLLLPVGIGVLLWVAWRRKDLLNGYHYPAWLLGIGGLAWLLTIYLAVRSVRPVIDLFG, encoded by the coding sequence ATGGCCAAGCCGCCGTCCAAACCGACCAGCCCCCGCCCCGTCCGCCGGACCGGACAGCCCAGCTCGGAGGGCACGGCCACCACCTCGATGAAGGCCAGTACCCGGTCGACGCTGATCGGGGCGATGTTCCTGATGGCCACCTCGGCCATCGGGCCCGGCTTCATCACCCAGACCACGACGTTCACGGTGCAGCTCGGCGCCGCGTTCGCCTTCGCCATCGCCGCGTCGATCCTGGTCGACATCGCCCTCCAGCTGAACGTCTGGCGGGTGATCGGGGTGTCCGGCCGGCGGGCTCAGGAACTCGGCAACCTGGTCGCTCCCGGTCTCGGCTGGGTGATGGCCGGGCTACTGTTCGTCGGCGGCCTGGTCTTCAACATCGGCAACGTGTCCGGCTCCGGGCTCGGCACCGACGCGATGCTCGGCCTGGACCCGAAGCTGGGTGGCGCACTGTCGGCGTTGATTGCCATCGGCATCTTCTTGTCCAAGCGGGCCGGGCTGGCGGTGGACCGGATCGTCTTCGTGCTCGGCGCGCTGATGATCGTGCTCACCACCTACATCGCGATCACCTCCGGACCACCCGTCGGCCAGGCCCTGAAGAACGTGGTGCTGCCCGAGCAGGTCAGCTTCCTGGCCATCACCACGCTGATCGGCGGCACCATCGGCGGGTACATCGTGTACGCCGGGGCGCACCGGCTGCTCGACTCCGGGGTGAGCGGGCCGGAGCATCTCAAGGACATCACCCGCGGTTCGGTCACCGGCATCCTGATCACCGGCGTGATGCGGGTCGTGCTGTTCCTGGCGATCTTCGGCGTCGTCGCCGGGGGCGCCAAGCTGGACCCGGCGAACCCGGCCGCGTCCGCGTTCGAGCAGGCCGCCGGCGAGGTCGGGCTGCGGGTCTTCGGCATCGTGCTGTGGGCCGCGGCGATCACCAGCGTCATCGGCGCCTCGTACACCACGGTCTCGTTCATCACCTCGCGGACGCGGACCAGCGACCGGGTCCGGACCGGCCTGGTGGTCGCCTTCATCGTCGTGACCACGCTGCTCTTCCTGGTGATCGGGACCGCGCCGACCACGCTGCTGGTGTTCGCCGGCGCGTTCAACGGGCTGCTGCTGCCGGTGGGGATCGGTGTGCTTCTCTGGGTGGCATGGCGGCGCAAGGACCTGCTGAACGGCTACCACTACCCGGCCTGGCTGCTCGGGATCGGCGGGCTGGCCTGGCTGCTGACCATCTACCTGGCGGTGCGCTCGGTCCGTCCCGTCATCGACCTGTTCGGCTGA
- a CDS encoding LamB/YcsF family protein, translating into MNTVDLNADLGEGFGSWKMGDDNALLDVVTSANVACGFHAGDPSIMRAVCRRAADRDVAIGAHVGYNDKPGFGRRFVDVEPAVLRDEVLYQIAALDAFARIAGSEVRYVKPHGALYNTIGSHEDQAAAVVAAVADYDRALPVLGLPGALWLKLAEEAGLTVVHEAFADRAYTPEGTLVSRRVEGSVLHDGREIAKRCVAMATGSAIKDVEGGELKLHPGSICVHGDTPGAVQIAQQVRKSLGDAGVELTPFAA; encoded by the coding sequence ATGAACACCGTCGATCTGAACGCCGACCTCGGTGAGGGCTTCGGCAGCTGGAAGATGGGCGACGACAACGCCTTGCTCGACGTGGTGACCAGCGCCAACGTGGCCTGCGGCTTCCACGCCGGCGACCCGTCGATCATGCGCGCGGTCTGCCGTCGCGCCGCCGATCGGGACGTGGCGATCGGGGCCCACGTCGGGTACAACGACAAGCCCGGATTCGGCCGCCGGTTCGTCGACGTCGAGCCGGCCGTCCTGCGCGACGAGGTGCTGTACCAGATCGCCGCGCTGGACGCGTTCGCCCGGATCGCGGGGTCCGAGGTCCGCTACGTCAAGCCGCACGGCGCGCTGTACAACACGATCGGCAGCCACGAGGACCAGGCCGCGGCCGTGGTCGCGGCGGTCGCCGACTACGACCGCGCGCTGCCGGTGCTCGGGTTGCCGGGTGCGTTGTGGCTCAAGCTGGCCGAGGAGGCCGGGCTGACCGTGGTACACGAGGCGTTCGCCGACCGCGCGTACACCCCGGAGGGCACGCTGGTCTCCCGGCGGGTCGAGGGATCCGTCCTGCACGACGGGCGCGAGATCGCCAAGCGCTGTGTGGCGATGGCGACCGGCAGCGCGATCAAGGACGTGGAGGGTGGCGAGCTGAAGCTGCACCCCGGGTCGATCTGCGTACACGGGGACACCCCGGGCGCGGTCCAGATCGCCCAACAGGTCCGCAAGTCGCTCGGGGACGCGGGTGTCGAGCTGACCCCGTTCGCGGCCTGA